A region of the Pseudomonas anguilliseptica genome:
GCGAAATTGCAGGCGGCAGGCGCCAAACCGGAACAGATCCGCCAACTGCGTCAACAACTGGTCGGCGCCGAAGCCACCCAGCGCCTCGAAGTGCTCGATCAGCAGCGGCAAACCTGGAAAAAACGCATTGCCCAGTACCGCAGTGAAAAAGCCGCCATCGAGAACAACCCAGGCATGAGCGCCAGCGACAAACGCGCCGCCATTGCCCAGCTGGCCGCAGAGAACTTCGATGAACGCGAACAACTGCGCCTGGAAGCCGCCGAACAGCTGGCGACGCAGAACAAGCCCCAACCCTGAAACGTAAAAAGCCCACCGAAGTGGGCTTTTTACTGGCTGCTGCCGTGTCGATTAACCGGCGATGCGCTTGTCCAGCGACAGCTTGCCAGCACCTTCAATCAGGATCGCGACGCTGATCGCCAGGAGTGCCAGGGCAAACTCATAACCGTTGTTGCTCATAAAGAAGCCGTTAGCCAGGTGCACAGTGGCAATCGCCACCACCATGGTCACTGCCAACACCGCTGCAGCTGGGCGCGCCAGCAGACCGATAATCAAGGCAATGCCACCAAAGAACTCGGCGCTACCGGCCATCAGTGCCAACA
Encoded here:
- a CDS encoding DoxX family protein — translated: MNALIKSVVATQAGYGLTVLRIIAGITFAAHGAQKLFGWFGGYGLEGVGQWMESIGLAPGYLLALMAGSAEFFGGIALIIGLLARPAAAVLAVTMVVAIATVHLANGFFMSNNGYEFALALLAISVAILIEGAGKLSLDKRIAG